From Paenibacillus physcomitrellae, the proteins below share one genomic window:
- a CDS encoding SDR family NAD(P)-dependent oxidoreductase — MTHVSFDLSGKVAVVTGGGRGIGLSIAEGLAQAGADVALIARTEAEVVNAANQIHQATGRRTVGISCDINDKNSIDSAVRQILDQFGQIDILVNNAGTTVRQTVFDLTEEEWDFVVDTNFKSVFLMSKAVGKHMVERQSGRIVNIASVASELTLSFSSAYGPSKAAVVHLTRQLANEWAKSGVTVNAISPWFIRTSLNAANLDNPDFKNKIEQRTPMGRYGRLEEVIAPVLFFCSEHASYVTGQNLFVDGGATHHGV, encoded by the coding sequence ATGACACACGTAAGCTTTGATTTAAGCGGAAAAGTCGCTGTCGTCACCGGCGGTGGACGAGGGATAGGACTTTCTATAGCAGAGGGACTGGCCCAAGCAGGAGCAGATGTTGCCCTGATTGCTCGTACGGAAGCTGAAGTAGTGAACGCTGCCAATCAAATTCATCAGGCTACAGGGCGGCGCACAGTTGGAATTTCCTGTGATATTAATGACAAGAACTCCATTGATTCGGCTGTGCGTCAAATTTTGGACCAGTTCGGGCAAATCGATATCCTCGTTAATAACGCTGGCACAACTGTGCGTCAAACCGTGTTCGACTTGACCGAGGAGGAGTGGGATTTTGTTGTGGATACCAACTTCAAATCTGTTTTTCTTATGTCCAAAGCTGTCGGCAAACATATGGTCGAACGTCAAAGCGGGAGAATCGTCAATATCGCATCTGTCGCTTCTGAATTGACTCTATCTTTCTCCTCCGCTTATGGACCAAGTAAAGCAGCAGTCGTGCATTTGACCAGACAACTAGCCAATGAATGGGCGAAATCCGGTGTCACCGTAAATGCAATTAGTCCATGGTTTATTCGAACTTCCCTTAATGCAGCTAATCTTGATAATCCCGATTTCAAAAATAAAATTGAACAGCGGACGCCGATGGGAAGGTATGGACGGTTGGAGGAAGTTATCGCTCCGGTTCTATTCTTTTGCTCCGAGCATGCGAGCTATGTAACAGGCCAAAATCTCTTTGTTGACGGGGGCGCTACGCACCACGGGGTCTAA
- a CDS encoding SDR family NAD(P)-dependent oxidoreductase, translating into MNTNLSGYTALITGGTSGIGRATSDKLAALGVHVVVTGRNAQRGEQTVAEIRAAGGKADFVSTDLRDASSARSLAQRALELGGGHVDILINNAGIFPFGATHEATEEDFDNVYALNVKVPYFLVGELAPLMAEKGNGSIVNVSTMVADYGVSGMSLYGSSKAAINLLTQAWAAEYGPSGVRVNTVSPGPTRTAGTEGMGEALDQLAAQAPAGRPASAEEIAEAIVFLATERASFIQGARLAVDGGRTAV; encoded by the coding sequence ATGAATACAAACTTATCCGGGTATACGGCATTAATTACAGGGGGGACAAGCGGGATTGGCCGAGCAACCTCTGACAAACTGGCTGCACTTGGCGTTCACGTAGTTGTAACAGGCAGGAATGCCCAGCGTGGTGAACAAACCGTTGCGGAAATACGTGCAGCAGGAGGGAAAGCAGATTTTGTAAGCACGGATCTTCGTGATGCGTCCAGTGCTCGCAGTCTTGCACAACGTGCGCTGGAGCTTGGTGGAGGCCACGTTGATATTCTCATCAATAATGCCGGGATTTTTCCTTTCGGAGCAACGCATGAGGCAACGGAAGAAGACTTTGACAATGTCTATGCATTAAATGTTAAAGTCCCTTATTTCTTGGTTGGGGAGCTCGCGCCATTGATGGCTGAGAAAGGAAACGGGTCTATTGTGAACGTATCTACAATGGTCGCCGATTACGGGGTTTCTGGAATGAGCTTGTATGGATCAAGCAAGGCGGCGATCAACTTGCTGACCCAAGCTTGGGCAGCCGAGTATGGACCGAGCGGTGTACGTGTGAATACGGTCAGTCCTGGACCTACCCGAACAGCGGGTACAGAGGGAATGGGAGAAGCGCTCGATCAGCTTGCGGCTCAGGCACCAGCGGGCCGTCCGGCCTCTGCGGAAGAGATCGCAGAGGCAATCGTATTCCTTGCTACAGAGCGCGCCAGCTTCATTCAGGGTGCACGCCTGGCCGTCGACGGAGGGCGGACAGCGGTTTAA
- a CDS encoding TetR/AcrR family transcriptional regulator, with protein sequence MDVRVQEQRLTKKGKQTRDRIVAAAADLMFERGVAGTTVEDVQKLAKVSASQLYHYFKEKRELVLAVIVLQTERVLQAQEPLLSHLDSMEALRTWRDAIIQLQIERKCQGGCPIGSLGSELADTEPTARIEVAAGFLEWEQAIGRGLKAMHERGELRAEADPNALALALLTTLQGGLLLTQVRKDTLALEVGLDSILAHIQSFVV encoded by the coding sequence ATGGATGTGAGAGTACAAGAACAACGATTAACCAAAAAAGGAAAACAAACACGTGACCGTATCGTTGCAGCCGCTGCCGATCTGATGTTTGAACGGGGCGTTGCAGGAACTACCGTGGAAGATGTGCAGAAGTTGGCTAAAGTCAGCGCTTCTCAACTTTACCATTATTTCAAAGAGAAACGGGAGCTTGTGCTGGCTGTTATTGTGCTTCAAACCGAACGTGTCCTGCAGGCGCAGGAACCTCTGTTGAGCCATTTAGATAGTATGGAAGCCCTTCGGACCTGGCGGGATGCCATTATTCAGCTTCAGATTGAGAGAAAATGCCAAGGGGGCTGTCCCATCGGTTCGTTGGGCAGTGAACTCGCAGATACAGAACCGACGGCCCGTATAGAGGTGGCTGCAGGATTCCTGGAATGGGAGCAGGCGATTGGCCGGGGACTTAAAGCGATGCATGAGCGTGGCGAACTGAGGGCAGAAGCAGATCCGAATGCACTAGCGCTGGCGCTGCTGACTACCCTTCAGGGAGGACTTCTTCTTACACAGGTACGCAAGGACACGCTTGCGCTTGAAGTCGGGTTGGATTCTATACTTGCCCATATTCAATCCTTTGTCGTCTGA
- a CDS encoding sensor histidine kinase, with the protein MFEALLLNFLFLLVPVVVYLLFFENRPHSFNRWFLVLLPSVTMSLCMILPIRLETGFTFDLRYIPFILVALFGGYANVLPLYAILNISRFYVGGEGVLPSFLFSTFVLLLVPLYSKRFILLPSRKRILAASAVSVLTMACYLISLIFVLGHTDRQFWILTLNALATYSIMTAVIMILIERILANIRKRDRMIQTEHLNVVSELAASVSHEIRNPLTVTSGFLQLLNQSTNLSAREKEFIDLSLQELQRAEQIVSDFLSFAKPQSANMVYSNMQEELEYTRSIIMPYASINEVEVQFRFNNTLKTNYDRNQVQQCLINLYKNAIEAMKGREGGVLSIDILGRKQDILIRIRDNGVGMTKEEISRLGKPYYSTKAEGTGLGMLMVYSTIHKLKGSIEVQSEKGHGTTFLLTIPAEPMPS; encoded by the coding sequence TTGTTTGAAGCTTTGCTACTGAATTTTCTGTTTCTGCTGGTTCCTGTGGTGGTCTACCTGCTCTTTTTCGAGAACAGACCGCATTCGTTTAACCGCTGGTTTCTGGTTCTGCTGCCTTCGGTAACGATGAGTCTATGCATGATTCTGCCTATCCGGCTTGAGACCGGCTTTACCTTTGATTTAAGATATATTCCGTTTATTCTTGTGGCCTTATTCGGAGGTTATGCCAATGTGCTTCCGCTGTATGCCATTTTAAATATCTCCCGATTTTATGTGGGCGGGGAAGGGGTTCTCCCCTCTTTCCTGTTCTCGACGTTTGTTCTGCTGCTGGTACCGCTTTACAGCAAGAGGTTCATTCTTTTGCCCTCCAGGAAACGGATTTTGGCCGCTTCGGCTGTTTCTGTCCTGACGATGGCCTGCTATTTGATCAGCCTGATCTTTGTGCTCGGACACACGGACCGGCAGTTCTGGATTCTTACGCTTAACGCGCTGGCCACCTATTCGATCATGACGGCAGTCATTATGATTCTAATCGAACGAATTCTAGCCAATATCAGAAAACGCGACCGGATGATCCAGACCGAACATCTCAATGTGGTCAGCGAGCTGGCGGCCAGTGTGTCGCATGAGATCCGAAATCCGTTAACTGTTACGAGCGGCTTTCTGCAGCTCTTGAACCAGTCGACCAACCTTTCCGCGCGGGAAAAAGAGTTCATCGATCTGTCGCTCCAGGAGCTCCAGCGTGCCGAACAAATCGTCAGCGATTTCCTATCCTTTGCCAAACCGCAGTCGGCCAATATGGTCTATTCCAATATGCAGGAGGAGCTGGAATACACCAGAAGCATCATCATGCCCTACGCCTCGATCAACGAGGTGGAGGTGCAATTCCGTTTCAACAACACGCTGAAGACGAACTATGACCGCAACCAGGTGCAGCAGTGCCTGATCAATCTGTACAAGAACGCCATTGAAGCTATGAAAGGCAGAGAAGGCGGCGTTCTGAGCATCGATATTTTGGGCAGGAAACAAGACATCCTGATCCGTATCCGCGATAACGGGGTTGGCATGACCAAGGAGGAAATCTCACGCCTCGGCAAGCCGTATTATTCCACGAAAGCGGAAGGGACAGGCCTTGGCATGCTGATGGTGTACAGCACCATTCACAAGCTGAAAGGGAGTATTGAGGTTCAGAGCGAGAAGGGCCACGGCACAACCTTCCTGCTGACCATTCCAGCCGAGCCGATGCCTTCGTGA
- a CDS encoding right-handed parallel beta-helix repeat-containing protein: MLKRFTLHKLIVYFLTLSLIAMQAHFSPSAFAASAVYEAELAVLSGGAAQAGDHTGYTGSGFVGGYTDGNKGSASTTFSVSVSQAGDYTAELRYANGTGSAKTLSLYLNGAKLKQISLPATADWNAWGTQSEMVQLNAGSNTLAYKFDTSDTGNVNLDHLSLSASLGTNLAFGKSVTANNNYPGFSAANAVDGNSSTYYEGAASSYPNTLTVDLGSVQNVDTAVLKLPPSWGARSQTFSILGSTNNSTYSTLAASKAYTFDPVSNNTVQVSLTAAAVRYVRVSFTANTGATGGQAAEFEIYNTGSAAPSPSPSPSPTPTPTPTPTPSPGTYGATMPYDTFEAEDVSYTGTVIGPSTMAGDLASEASGRKAVKLTSAGQYVQFTLAKAAQGLTIRYAIPDNAAGTGIDSAISLYIGGTLYKDVNLTSRYTWNYGEWNTEGGQIRWSNNPNAVSTTPHHMYDEVSVLLDRSYPAGTVIKLQRNSSNLNFGSAAYVAIDLLEAEAVPAPLTMPSNYVSITEYGASANDGADDTAAFNSAVNAVKNSGGTLKGVWIPAGTFTLNNGTKGAGYDGTGTRLYLDSGISVKGAGIWYSTLSGNYAGFYLRGGNVTLSDFKISANDIIRDDYNGVSGIEGNGTNATLTHLWIEHTKVGIWLTNQTSGASVSNNRIRDVWADGLNLHYGTSNTTVTNNSIRNSGDDGMAMWSDTYLDTNNTFSYNTVQLPTLANNIAVYGGKDNQIIGNLVTDTVLSGSGISFGTNFNPPSLTGTLTIQNNKLLRTGSMHRDYGYQIGAIWAYWVNNNGKAQNLSVTVSGNTIQDSTYSGIFVEEPAPGISIQYASNTILNAGTYGVYIRGSASGASIFTNNTVSGGAPSGLLKNDSPNFTVSGTGNSW; the protein is encoded by the coding sequence ATGTTAAAGAGATTCACTCTGCACAAGTTGATCGTTTATTTTCTTACTCTGTCGTTAATCGCTATGCAGGCGCATTTTTCCCCGTCTGCCTTTGCGGCATCCGCAGTTTATGAAGCCGAATTGGCTGTGTTGTCCGGCGGCGCTGCTCAAGCCGGCGACCATACAGGTTATACGGGAAGCGGTTTTGTGGGCGGGTACACCGATGGCAACAAAGGCAGTGCTTCCACCACCTTTTCTGTAAGCGTTTCCCAAGCGGGGGATTATACAGCTGAGCTCCGGTATGCCAACGGCACCGGCTCGGCCAAAACACTCAGTCTCTACCTTAACGGAGCCAAACTTAAACAAATCTCGCTGCCGGCTACTGCGGATTGGAATGCGTGGGGCACACAATCGGAAATGGTTCAGTTGAATGCGGGCAGTAACACGCTTGCCTACAAATTTGACACTTCCGATACAGGCAATGTGAATTTGGACCATTTATCGCTCAGCGCTTCGCTGGGAACCAACCTGGCTTTCGGTAAATCCGTTACGGCAAACAATAATTACCCCGGCTTCTCAGCAGCCAATGCGGTAGACGGTAACAGCTCCACTTATTATGAGGGGGCAGCGAGCAGTTATCCGAACACGCTGACCGTTGATCTGGGAAGTGTGCAAAATGTGGATACGGCCGTACTCAAGCTGCCGCCCTCATGGGGGGCGAGAAGCCAGACGTTCTCCATACTTGGCAGCACCAACAATTCAACCTACAGCACGCTTGCGGCCTCCAAAGCTTATACGTTTGACCCGGTTTCCAATAATACGGTTCAAGTTTCTTTGACGGCTGCGGCTGTCCGGTATGTAAGAGTGAGCTTTACGGCTAACACGGGGGCAACCGGCGGCCAGGCAGCAGAGTTTGAGATTTATAATACGGGTTCGGCCGCGCCTAGTCCGTCTCCTAGTCCTTCGCCAACACCAACACCAACACCAACACCAACACCGTCCCCAGGCACTTACGGAGCGACCATGCCTTATGACACCTTTGAAGCCGAAGACGTGTCTTACACAGGTACTGTCATCGGCCCGTCTACTATGGCGGGGGACCTGGCATCAGAGGCATCTGGCCGGAAAGCGGTCAAGCTGACCTCTGCCGGACAATATGTGCAATTCACGCTGGCTAAAGCAGCTCAAGGCTTAACCATCCGCTATGCCATTCCGGATAATGCCGCCGGTACGGGCATCGATTCGGCTATCAGCCTGTATATTGGAGGTACTTTGTACAAAGACGTGAACCTGACGTCCAGATATACCTGGAATTATGGGGAATGGAATACGGAAGGCGGACAAATCAGATGGTCCAACAATCCAAACGCCGTTTCTACCACGCCGCACCACATGTATGACGAAGTTTCGGTTCTGCTGGATCGATCCTACCCGGCGGGCACCGTAATCAAGCTGCAGCGGAACTCTTCGAACCTGAATTTCGGATCGGCGGCATACGTGGCCATCGACCTGCTGGAGGCAGAGGCTGTTCCGGCACCGTTAACGATGCCTTCAAACTACGTGTCCATTACCGAGTACGGCGCTTCTGCCAATGACGGCGCAGATGACACGGCTGCCTTCAACAGTGCCGTCAATGCCGTCAAGAATTCCGGCGGAACGCTGAAAGGCGTCTGGATTCCGGCAGGCACTTTTACACTGAACAACGGCACCAAAGGAGCGGGCTATGACGGTACAGGAACCCGGCTCTACCTGGATAGCGGCATATCCGTCAAAGGTGCAGGCATTTGGTACTCCACGCTTTCGGGCAATTATGCGGGATTTTATTTGCGGGGCGGCAATGTCACCTTGTCGGATTTCAAAATTAGCGCGAACGATATCATCCGGGATGATTACAACGGCGTCTCGGGCATTGAAGGGAACGGCACAAATGCAACACTGACCCATCTGTGGATCGAACATACCAAAGTTGGGATTTGGCTGACCAATCAAACGAGTGGAGCGTCCGTCTCGAACAACCGAATCCGGGATGTCTGGGCGGACGGCCTGAACCTTCACTATGGCACCTCCAACACAACGGTGACCAATAACTCGATTCGCAACAGCGGAGACGATGGCATGGCCATGTGGTCCGATACCTATTTGGATACAAACAACACGTTCAGCTATAACACCGTACAGCTTCCAACCTTGGCCAATAATATTGCCGTTTATGGGGGGAAGGACAACCAGATTATCGGCAACCTTGTGACGGATACCGTGCTGAGCGGCTCGGGGATTTCCTTTGGCACGAACTTTAATCCGCCGTCTCTGACCGGAACGCTGACCATTCAGAACAATAAGCTGCTGCGGACAGGTTCGATGCATCGGGATTACGGGTATCAGATAGGCGCCATTTGGGCTTATTGGGTTAATAACAACGGAAAAGCCCAGAATCTGTCCGTGACCGTATCCGGCAATACGATTCAGGACAGCACCTATTCCGGCATTTTTGTGGAGGAGCCGGCACCCGGCATTTCAATCCAGTATGCTTCTAATACCATTTTGAATGCTGGCACTTACGGAGTATACATCCGAGGATCGGCTTCGGGCGCTTCAATCTTCACGAACAATACGGTAAGCGGAGGAGCGCCTTCCGGACTACTGAAGAACGACTCTCCGAATTTTACGGTTTCAGGTACGGGGAATAGCTGGTAA
- a CDS encoding MFS transporter — protein sequence MTAPPPSLPSSSRYNPIWISLSCGLYWFAFSLTRPIISLYAASLGMKGFAVGLVLAIYAFLPLLAAIPGGFIADKLGRTVVLRAGSVLMLTSGLLYFASSWFSWGPWLLGLAQLLAGLGQMAVWLAVQVLITEGPKQSHESQFATFSLYMAIGQMIAPIVSGFLSEHYGYSMVFAGYALSSLLLIGTSWQCKEIDTTSQTGQSKSCSSSEADELLPNIINRQSPSREARLSSSSPLSGVLSKCLSLLQNRHFAVILLTTFISLFIVDVRTAYLPIHLETLSITNTKVGLIVSVGALSALFVRPIYPWLIRKIHFRWLLISTYAVSLLLLFVTPLITNFYLMAGLVFFTGLALGINQPMTLSMIAQSTQSDERGVGIGLRLMSNRAAQLMDPLLFGLFTGFASLRTSFWLVGGVLLLCCLFTIHLYLSTERTPKGRPRPAQVLREKQL from the coding sequence ATGACCGCTCCCCCACCTTCCCTTCCATCCTCCAGCCGCTATAACCCCATCTGGATTTCGTTATCCTGCGGCTTATACTGGTTCGCTTTCTCACTGACCAGACCGATCATCTCCCTCTATGCCGCTTCGCTGGGCATGAAGGGTTTTGCCGTCGGCCTTGTCCTTGCGATTTACGCCTTCCTGCCGCTTCTCGCCGCCATTCCCGGCGGTTTCATCGCAGACAAATTGGGCAGGACGGTCGTGCTGCGGGCTGGTTCCGTCTTAATGCTGACGAGCGGTCTGCTGTACTTTGCTTCCTCGTGGTTCTCGTGGGGCCCCTGGCTGCTCGGGCTAGCCCAGCTGCTGGCCGGATTGGGGCAAATGGCCGTCTGGCTGGCCGTTCAGGTTCTGATTACCGAAGGGCCGAAGCAGAGCCATGAAAGCCAGTTCGCCACCTTCTCCCTCTACATGGCCATCGGACAAATGATCGCGCCGATTGTCTCCGGTTTCTTGTCGGAGCATTACGGCTACTCCATGGTTTTTGCCGGATACGCGCTGAGCAGTCTGCTACTGATCGGCACCTCCTGGCAGTGCAAAGAGATTGACACAACTTCTCAGACAGGGCAAAGCAAATCTTGCTCCTCTTCAGAAGCCGACGAGCTTTTGCCGAACATTATAAACCGGCAAAGCCCATCTCGCGAAGCTCGTTTGTCCTCGTCCTCCCCACTTAGCGGAGTGCTAAGCAAGTGTCTAAGCCTTTTGCAAAATCGCCATTTTGCCGTCATTCTGCTTACAACCTTCATTTCCTTGTTTATTGTCGACGTTCGTACCGCTTACCTACCCATTCATTTGGAAACCCTGAGCATTACGAACACCAAGGTCGGGCTGATTGTCTCGGTCGGCGCTCTGTCTGCGTTATTTGTCCGTCCGATTTATCCGTGGCTTATCCGTAAAATCCATTTCCGCTGGCTGCTGATTTCAACCTACGCTGTCTCCCTGCTCCTGCTGTTTGTTACACCGCTGATCACGAACTTCTACTTGATGGCCGGATTAGTTTTCTTTACAGGCCTTGCTCTCGGCATCAATCAGCCCATGACCCTATCCATGATCGCCCAGTCCACCCAATCCGATGAACGGGGCGTTGGAATCGGACTCCGGCTGATGTCCAATCGGGCGGCCCAGTTAATGGATCCGCTGCTGTTCGGCCTGTTCACCGGCTTCGCGAGTCTGCGGACCTCCTTTTGGCTGGTAGGAGGGGTACTTCTTCTCTGCTGTTTGTTTACCATCCACCTGTACCTATCTACCGAAAGAACACCAAAAGGCAGACCTCGGCCGGCGCAGGTGCTGCGGGAGAAGCAGCTTTGA
- a CDS encoding isochorismatase family protein, producing MKVWDNFLTDRDKLVFGSAGYDVKGGFGKRPAVLVVDVNYAFCGHIKEPILDSVQTWRNSCGEDAWEAIPYIQKLLGAAREQRVPIFYSTGIDRRSDGFDAGGWRRKNSRSGEKKGIPGFGGNEIVREIAPQSSDIVIEKLKPSPFHGTPLLGFLTDLGIDTLLICGTTTSGCVRASVIDAFSYNFNVGIVEECTFDRGQASHAINLFDMNAKYADVIKTEEAVSYLLQTEQGLHDHKIAFPADSSNVTV from the coding sequence ATGAAAGTCTGGGATAACTTCTTAACAGATCGCGACAAGCTGGTATTTGGAAGCGCAGGATATGACGTGAAGGGTGGATTTGGCAAGCGGCCGGCTGTGCTGGTCGTGGATGTCAACTATGCCTTCTGCGGGCATATCAAAGAGCCGATTCTCGATTCTGTACAGACCTGGCGCAACAGCTGCGGGGAAGATGCCTGGGAAGCGATCCCTTACATTCAGAAGCTGCTGGGAGCTGCACGGGAGCAGCGGGTTCCCATTTTCTATTCCACCGGAATTGACCGCCGCTCCGACGGCTTTGATGCAGGAGGCTGGAGACGCAAGAACAGCCGTTCCGGAGAAAAGAAAGGCATTCCTGGATTTGGCGGCAACGAAATTGTCCGCGAAATCGCGCCACAGTCCAGTGATATTGTCATCGAAAAGCTGAAGCCGTCTCCGTTTCACGGGACACCTCTACTTGGCTTCCTTACCGATCTCGGGATCGATACCCTGCTCATCTGCGGCACAACAACAAGCGGATGCGTCAGAGCCAGCGTCATCGACGCCTTCTCTTATAATTTCAACGTCGGCATCGTTGAGGAATGTACGTTTGACCGCGGCCAGGCCTCCCATGCGATCAATCTGTTTGATATGAACGCCAAGTATGCCGATGTCATCAAGACAGAGGAGGCCGTCAGCTACTTACTGCAAACCGAACAAGGCCTGCACGATCATAAAATCGCATTCCCAGCAGACAGCAGCAATGTCACCGTGTAA
- a CDS encoding ABC transporter substrate-binding protein gives MFKISSRSRLALFLALTLLIALLSGCGGAKPNETTAEAAGAEGQSKTGQTKEITIAEPVHSTGYLPLYIAIHKGFFDGLNVKAVTLSGGSAHTNAVLTDQAFGFIGGPEHNAFAEVKGANLRAIVNIVNRGNVYLVARSDLQPSQDIAAFMKGKTVAVSQYGGTPNSIIRYLAKEWSLELGKDLTLKEVDNGAIPAVIQQKQAEVAVVSEPVLTQGIQEGIWGEPFYNVPQELGPYAYSTINIKEDNITKDPDTVQKFVEGIQKGLEFLRDNKEESMEIAKEEFPTMKPDLLEATIDRSYKDQLWEYTGQITEESVKNALAVVQAAGLLKDDTIGYDDIIDTRFVK, from the coding sequence ATGTTCAAAATCAGTTCCAGGTCACGTTTGGCCCTGTTCCTGGCCCTTACCCTGCTCATTGCTTTGTTATCGGGATGTGGAGGTGCCAAGCCGAATGAGACAACAGCCGAGGCAGCCGGTGCGGAGGGACAGTCTAAAACCGGGCAAACCAAAGAAATTACGATTGCCGAACCTGTCCACAGCACCGGTTATCTCCCCCTCTACATTGCGATCCACAAAGGGTTCTTCGACGGCCTGAACGTTAAAGCCGTGACGCTCTCCGGCGGAAGTGCTCATACCAATGCCGTCTTGACCGATCAGGCTTTCGGGTTCATTGGCGGCCCTGAGCATAATGCCTTTGCCGAAGTCAAAGGGGCGAACCTCCGGGCTATTGTCAACATCGTGAACCGCGGAAATGTCTATCTCGTGGCCCGTTCTGATCTGCAGCCCAGTCAAGATATAGCCGCCTTTATGAAAGGCAAAACGGTAGCTGTCTCTCAGTACGGAGGAACACCAAATTCGATCATCCGCTATCTTGCCAAAGAATGGAGCCTGGAGCTGGGCAAGGATCTCACTTTGAAAGAAGTAGACAACGGAGCAATCCCTGCGGTTATCCAGCAGAAGCAGGCCGAAGTTGCTGTTGTCAGCGAACCCGTTCTGACACAGGGCATCCAGGAGGGAATCTGGGGTGAACCGTTCTACAATGTTCCCCAGGAGCTTGGGCCATACGCTTACTCCACGATCAACATTAAAGAGGACAATATCACCAAAGATCCGGATACGGTACAGAAATTCGTCGAAGGCATTCAGAAAGGCCTAGAATTCCTGAGAGACAACAAGGAAGAAAGCATGGAGATTGCCAAGGAAGAATTCCCTACGATGAAACCTGATCTGCTGGAAGCCACCATCGACCGCTCTTACAAAGATCAGCTGTGGGAATATACCGGCCAAATTACCGAGGAATCCGTCAAAAATGCTTTGGCGGTCGTCCAGGCCGCCGGCCTGCTGAAAGACGATACGATCGGGTACGACGATATTATCGACACCCGTTTCGTCAAATAA
- a CDS encoding ABC transporter permease: protein MQSDGEVLDNSGKLGQIGHIAPPRPRSTALKSEMVTPKPWIVNVGRIALFLLILLLWELGARTGLINSFFWSQPVEIARTWWSGVQSGAVWSDTLYTFRSTILGFFLGTAGGTLLGLSFWWSKYYARIFEPFIIMFEAMPKLALAPIIVLVFGIGIGSKIAMGFAITVVITTLTTYNGVRSVDKDLVRMVYSLGASRFQVFSKVIVPTAIPAMISALRINIGLALTGAIVGEYIGSEQGLGRMIFYAGQTYEISLIWANIFNLSILSMLLYVLVGRLEVFLLKGFTHQK, encoded by the coding sequence ATGCAAAGCGATGGGGAAGTGCTTGACAACAGCGGGAAACTGGGACAAATCGGGCACATTGCGCCCCCTCGCCCCAGATCGACCGCTTTAAAATCGGAAATGGTGACCCCCAAACCCTGGATCGTCAATGTGGGCCGAATCGCCTTGTTCCTGTTGATTTTATTGCTTTGGGAGCTTGGGGCGAGAACCGGGCTGATCAACTCTTTCTTCTGGAGTCAGCCGGTTGAAATTGCCCGAACCTGGTGGTCGGGGGTCCAGTCCGGAGCCGTCTGGTCCGACACGCTTTATACTTTCCGTTCAACGATTCTCGGCTTTTTCCTCGGGACAGCCGGAGGCACGCTGCTTGGCTTGTCCTTCTGGTGGTCCAAATATTACGCGCGAATCTTTGAGCCGTTCATCATTATGTTTGAGGCTATGCCCAAGCTGGCACTCGCTCCTATCATTGTGCTGGTATTCGGCATCGGCATTGGTTCCAAAATTGCCATGGGTTTCGCAATCACCGTGGTAATCACTACGCTTACGACCTATAATGGCGTCCGCAGCGTGGATAAAGACCTAGTCCGCATGGTTTATTCACTGGGAGCCTCCCGGTTCCAGGTCTTCTCCAAAGTCATCGTTCCTACGGCGATTCCAGCCATGATCTCCGCACTGCGGATCAATATTGGCTTGGCGCTCACCGGCGCCATTGTCGGGGAGTATATCGGCTCTGAGCAGGGGCTCGGCCGCATGATCTTCTACGCGGGGCAAACTTATGAAATCAGTCTTATTTGGGCTAATATCTTTAATTTATCTATCCTCTCCATGCTGCTGTACGTGCTTGTGGGGAGATTGGAAGTCTTTTTGCTAAAGGGATTTACGCATCAAAAATAA